One Apodemus sylvaticus chromosome 14, mApoSyl1.1, whole genome shotgun sequence DNA window includes the following coding sequences:
- the Chrm3 gene encoding muscarinic acetylcholine receptor M3 has product MTLHGNSTTSPLFPNISSSWVHSSSEAGLPLGTVTQLGSYNISQATGNFSSNDTSSDPLGGHTIWQVVFIAFLTGSLALVTIIGNILVIVAFKVNKQLKTVNNYFLLSLACADLIIGVISMNLFTTYIIMNRWALGSLACDLWLSIDYVASNASVMNLLVISFDRYFSITRPLTYRAKRTTKRAGVMIGLAWVISFVLWAPAILFWQYFVGKRTVPPGECFIQFLSEPTITFGTAIAAFYMPVTIMTILYWRIYKETEKRTKELAGLQASGTEAEAENFVHPTGSSRSCSSYELQQQGVKRSSRRKYGGCHFWFTTKSWKPSAEPMDQDHSSSDSWNNNDAAASLENSASSDEEDIGSETRAIYSIVLKLPGHSTILNSTKLPSSDNLQVPDDDDLGTVDVERNADHKLQAQKSMDDRDICQKDFSKLPIQLESAVDTAKNSDTSSSVDKTTATLPLSFKEATLAKRFALKTRSQITKRKRMSLIKEKKAAQTLSAILLAFIITWTPYNIMVLVNTFCDSCIPKTYWNLGYWLCYINSTVNPVCYALCNKTFRTTFKMLLLCQCDKRKRRKQQYQQRQSVIFHKRVPEQAL; this is encoded by the coding sequence ATGACCTTGCACGGTAACAGTACAACTTCACCCTTGTTTCCCAACATCAGCTCTTCCTGGGTGCACAGTTCCTCAGAGGCAGGACTGCCCTTGGGGACAGTTACTCAGTTGGGCAGCTATAACATTTCACAAGCAACTGGGAATTTCTCCTCAAACGACACCTCGAGCGACCCTCTGGGGGGCCACACCATCTGGCAAGTGGTCTTCATTGCATTCTTAACTGGCTCCCTGGCGTTGGTGACCATCATTGGCAACATCCTTGTCATCGTGGCTTTTAAGGTCAACAAACAGCTGAAGACAGTCAACAACTACTTCCTCTTAAGCCTGGCCTGTGCAGATCTGATCATCGGGGTCATTTCCATGAACCTGTTCACTACCTATATCATTATGAACCGCTGGGCTCTGGGGAGCTTAGCCTGTGACCTCTGGCTCTCCATTGACTACGTGGCCAGCAACGCTTCTGTCATGAATCTGCTGGTCATCAGCTTTGACAGATACTTTTCCATCACCAGGCCGCTCACCTACCGAGCCAAACGAACAACAAAACGAGCCGGTGTGATGATTGGTCTGGCTTGGGTCATCTCCTTTGTCCTGTGGGCTCCCGCCATCTTGTTCTGGCAATACTTTGTAGGGAAGAGAACCGTGCCCCCGGGAGAATGTTTCATTCAGTTTCTGAGTGAGCCCACCATCACCTTCGGCACGGCCATCGCGGCCTTTTACATGCCCGTCACCATCATGACGATTTTATACTGGAGGATCTACAAGGAGACTGAGAAGCGTACCAAAGAGCTGGCTGGGCTACAGGCCTCCGGGACAGAAGCGGAAGCAGAGAACTTTGTCCACCCCACAGGCAGTTCTCGAAGCTGTAGCAGCTATGAGCTACAACAACAAGGTGTGAAACGGTCTTCCAGGAGGAAGTATGGGGGCTGTCACTTCTGGTTCACAACCAAGAGCTGGAAGCCCAGTGCTGAGCCAATGGACCAAGACCACAGTAGCAGTGACAGTTGGAATAACAACGATGCTGCTGCCTCCCTGGAAAACTCTGCTTCCTCCGATGAAGAGGACATTGGCTCAGAGACCAGAGCCATCTATTCCATTGTACTCAAGCTGCCGGGCCATAGCACCATCCTCAACTCCACCAAACTCCCCTCCTCAGATAACCTGCAGGTGCCAGACGACGATGACCTGGGGACCGTGGATGTAGAGAGAAATGCCGACCACAAGCTTCAGGCACAGAAAAGCATGGATGACCGTGACATCTGCCAGAAGGACTTCTCCAAGCTTCCCATCCAGTTAGAGTCTGCCGTGGACACAGCCAAGAACTCCGACACCAGCTCCTCGGTGGACAAGACCACGGCTACTCTACCTCTATCCTTCAAGGAAGCCACACTGGCTAAGAGGTTTGCTCTCAAGACCAGAAGTCAGATCACCAAGCGGAAAAGGATGTCACTCATCAAGGAGAAGAAGGCCGCCCAGACGCTCAGTGCCATCTTGTTGGCCTTCATCATCACATGGACCCCGTACAATATTATGGTCCTGGTGAACACCTTCTGTGACAGCTGCATACCCAAAACCTATTGGAATCTGGGCTACTGGCTGTGCTATATCAACAGCACCGTGAACCCCGTGTGCTATGCCCTGTGCAACAAAACATTCAGAACCACCTTCAAGATGCTTCTCTTATGCCAGTGTGACAAAAGGAAGAGACGCAAACAGCAGTACCAGCAGAGACAGTCCGTCATTTTCCACAAGCGAGTGCCCGAGCAGGCCTTGTAG